Proteins from one Porites lutea chromosome 3, jaPorLute2.1, whole genome shotgun sequence genomic window:
- the LOC140931273 gene encoding synaptotagmin-6-like, producing the protein MIVDRALVLIVSLVLSFMIILYIILVMKFVLRKARQKTKKEYDEPAATSFLDHFTMWYPRKFASTKCIPVQPRTYEELQRSEEKLAETGPATTSPDKSAGKIKFSLRYDSMRSTLMVIIHKVQLHELPSNENGDINYYVTIKILPLNHRSFQTKAVRQCKSPEFKEKFEFRVAYEKMHVQSLKMTLCCFDRFSQHEPLGDHTVHLSELEARGLSLSREILLFRDIHAVPKASGFLGELMISLGYLRLTERLTIVIIRARNLPQAEEAELDPAAYVEVSLIHESRVLKQKKTLTKDPSGNPVFNETLTFHIPVGILHQTSLLVAVKNENAQRTEDQLLGRIFLGPTATGNQFEHWNEMRINNKPIARWHKLLD; encoded by the exons ATGATCGTCGACAGAGCGCTTGTTTTAATTGTCAGCCTCGTTCTATCATTCATGATCATCTTGTACATCATCCTTGTAATGAAGTTCGTTCTGAGAAAGGCCCGACAGAAGACTAAGAAGGAGTACGATGAGCCGGCGGCAACATCCTTTCTTGATCACTTCACCATGTGGTATCCAAGGAAATTCGCGTCTACCAAATGTATTCCAGTACAGCCCAGAACGTATGAAGAACTACAAAgg AGCGAGGAAAAGTTAGCAGAAACAGGACCTGCCACCACCTCACCTGACAAATCAGCAGGGAAAATAAAGTTTTCTCTACGATACGATTCAATGAG GTCAACACTAATGGTGATCATTCACAAGGTTCAGTTACACGAACTTCCTTCCAACGAAAACGGTGATATAAACTACTACGTTACAATCAAAATTCTGCCCCTCAATCACCGCTCGTTCCAGACAAAAGCCGTCAGACAGTGCAAGAGTCCTGAATTTAAGGAGAAGTTTGAATTCCGGGTGGCGTACGAGAAGATGCATGTTCAGAGCTTGAAGATGACGTTATGTTGTTTTGATCGGTTCTCACAACACGAACCCCTTGGCGACCACACCGTGCATCTTTCTGAGCTTGAGGCACGCGGGCTTAGTCTGTCAAGAGAGATTCTGCTGTTCCGTGACATTCACGCAGTTCCAAAG gCTTCGGGTTTTCTTGGAGAACTCATGATCTCCCTGGGATATCTCAGACTTACAGAGCGActaacaatagtaataataaggGCAAGAAATCTTCCGCAAGCTGAAGAAGCAGAACTGGATCCAG CTGCATACGTTGAAGTGTCCCTCATTCATGAAAGTAGAGTACTAAAGCAGAAGAAAACTCTTACAAAAGACCCAAGTGGCAACCCAGTCTTTAACGAAACCCTGACATTTCACATACCAGTAGGAATTCTCCATCAAACAAGTCTTTTAGTGGccgtgaaaaacgaaaacgctCAGAGGACTGAGGACCAGTTACTCGGGAGGATATTTCTGGGGCCAACGGCCACTGGGAACCAATTTGAACATTGGAACGAGATGCGAATCAACAATAAGCCAATAGCGCGCTGGCATAAACTGCTTGATTGA